Within Triticum dicoccoides isolate Atlit2015 ecotype Zavitan chromosome 1B, WEW_v2.0, whole genome shotgun sequence, the genomic segment AGGCATGTGGCATTCAAATTGCGCAAAATTTCACTCAGATTGAAGGGAGGGTCCTGCCTGCTCCCAAGGTTAGCCAGTGATAATTCTCCAAGCTTAGTATATTCCAAATGAAAGCTCGATGTTTTTCAGAATATGTATCTAATCAAGCGTTCTATCATGTAGCTGAAAGCTGGCAACGGTGAAGAGTTCTTCGCACGCAACGGGCGCTGGAATATTGCGAGGAAGGTCGACATTTCTCTCTCTTTCTAATATGTCTTTCTATCAATGTCCCTTCTGtttgttgattctttttttgtttcaGAAGCTGATTAGGACCAGCTCTGTCAAGAGGTGGTCCGTCGTCAACTTCTCTGCACGCTGTGATCTTCGTGGTCTTGTCCAAGACCTTAAAAGGGTCGCGACTGGAATGGGACTCGTATGTTCCCACTTCTCTACAACATATTCTCTTAGTTTTTCTTCTGTTCTGCTGCTGAACTTCATTTGTTTGCAGGAATATGAGGACCCTCACACTGTAATTGAAGAGAGCCCGTCACTGAGACGAGCTCCGGTGGCACGAAGAGTGGAGGAGATGTTTGCCCAGATAAAGGCCAAGCTACCTGGAGCACCCTTGTTTCTTTTGTGCCTCCTCCCTGAGAGGAAGAACTGCGAAGTTTACGGTTGGTTCATCTTCTTTTTGGTTGTGTTACCCATCCCCATAAACATGATCAACTGTTGGGGAACCATACATAATATATATTTGCTTGAATCTGCTGCAGGTCCTTGGAAGAAGAAGTGTCTTGCTGATTTCGGCATAGTCACCCAATGTCTAGCTCCGCAAAGAGTCAATGACCAGTACTTGAGTAATCTGCTACTCAAGATAAATGCTAAGGTTTGTTGACGTGACCAACCCTGGTTTCTTTCTTATAACTGTATTTATTTATGGGCTACTGTGTCTGTATGCTAAGGCTTGTCGCTTTCGTCTTTCCACCCCAGCTCGGTGGACTCAACACACTGCTTCAAATTGAAGCAGCCCGTGCAATACCCATTGTGGGGAAGGTGCCTACTATCATCCTGGGCATGGATGTCTCGCATGGTCAACCTGGCCAATCCGACAGGCCTTCCATTGCTGCGGTAAGCGGGATACGTATTTTTTACTCTCTGATGAATAGTAGCTCAGGTTTCATCCGTAGATGATGATGTCTTAGATCTTCAACATGAAGATAGGATCCCGAGTTGTCGTTGGTATCTGCTCACAATTCTGCAAGGTTTCTTTATGCTATCTTGTGTGGATTTATCCTGACAAAACTAGGCCCCTCAAACCATGAATGCATgatgtaactgttccttatggccaTGTGATGGGAAAAAAATCGCTGATAATCTCATGTAACCCAATTTAACCTGCTGACTAACTTTTTTTTTTCCAACAGTCAAAGAAATCAGTTCACAGTATTTTTTGGCCAAAAGTTATGTAACTGTTCTTTCTGGGAACTTCCATTTTTTGGCCAAATTTTGACCCAAAATGGTCCTGATTGTGTATTTATCATCTAGTTATTTATCGGTTTGGCAAAATATTTTCAAACTTTCCCAGATTGAATATCATAGTATTGTTCATGATTgagattttttttcaaaagttTCTGGAAACTTACATTTCTTGGCCAAATTTGGACCCAAAATGTTCCTGAATGTGCATTTTTCTTCTAATATTTTATCTGTTTGACAAACAGTTATCAAATTTCCACAGATTGAATATCATACTGGTGTTCATTCTTTAGagttttttcaattttttctgGGCACTTCAATTTTTCGGTCAAAAGTGACGTGGCAGGGTGACTGGGATGCTGACCAGGCTTTTGACTGGTCAAAACCACTCAAAACAGAGATGAAACCAGTTTGACCGGAGACTGTTGATTTTTGTCTGGTTTTGGAAGTTTGAGGTTGTAAAGTAGATGGTTCTGTAGTTCAGGGTTGTTTCTTAAACTTTGCTCGCAATTCAGGGTTGCATTATGTTCTTCTCTCCTGTCTTTTATTAACTGTCAACAAACCAGTTCACAGTTTCCTTCAAGTAGTGTTTATTGTTGTATATACCACATAGATGAAGTATAACCCTAGAAATTGGGATATGGAAAATGAGCCATGAGTAATCCCACGGTTCAGATACATTCTTATAAACAGACTGTCATTGATCAACTTTACATATTTTTAGATAATAAATGTCATCAATCAGTTTTGAATACAAACAAGTGCATATATTGGCCAGTAGGTTGAGCCCACATTAGTCCTTGAGCATCTTAGAATTGCATATCGTGTTCTAGAACACTGACTGGAAGCTGCAGAACGCTAAGCCACAAATTTATGCTACTGTTGGTGCTTGATATTACTTATCTTCAAAGTGTTTCTGTTCTAACTGCTTGTAACTAACTATGGCTTTTGGATTTTGTTTAGGTGGTGAGTTCTCGTGAGTGGCCTCTCATCTCTAAATACAGAGCAACAGTGCACACTCAGTCACCCAAACAGGAGATGATGGCTTCCCTGTTTAAACCACGGGGAACTGAAGATGATGGCCTCATTCGGTACGTGTCAATCTCGAGTCCAGTTCATTGTCCAAACTGTGTGTGGGTGTTTGTAGTATGTATGTTGTGCTTTGTTGGACGCTCCCCTAATGGAATGGAATGGATTTCCAGGGAATCTCTTATTGACTTCTACACTAGCTCTGGGAAGCGAAAGCCAGACCAAGTTATTATTTTCAGGTACCAAGTTGTGAAACTACTAGGAGTATTTGCTAATATATAGCAGTAATATTTTGTAGTTCCTCAAATGTTGCTCTGCTGAAAATGGATATAACTCATGCTACTTTCAGGGATGGAGTTAGCGAAAGCCAGTTTACTCAGGTGATAAACATTGAGCTTGAGCAGATCATTGAGGTAGTGTATTTATTCGATCCCAACTTGTGCTTCTTACAGTAATTATCCCGTGCTGGAGCTGGACAGCGTCACTCATTTGGTCTACTTTTAACCAACCAATGCAGGCATGCAAGTGCCTTGACGACAAGTGGGAGCCCAAGTTCACGGTCATTGTTGCTCAGAAAAACCATCATACCAGGTTTTTCCAGACAAACTCGCCAGAAAATGTTCCTCCTGGTAAGCAGACGTCTTTCAGAAGTCCACTGCTTTTTATACGTGGGTTTGCATGCCAGTTTTCTTCTGTGAAACGAAACGATAGATTGTAACAGCAAGTGTCCATGTCATATTGTGTAGGCACTGTGGTGGATAAACAAGTGTGCCATCCCAAGAACTTTGACTTCTACATGTGCGCGCATGCTGGGATGATTGTGAGTAGTAAACTCTGCTTTCTGCTCTGTTTTTGGTTCCCTAGCACAATGTAGCAGTAGGTAGGGTGTGCTTGAGTTGCTCTGTTTTTTGTGTGGCAGGGCACGTCGAGGCCAACGCATTACCATGTTCTGCATGATGAGATCGGCTTCAGTGGGGATGAGCTCCAGGAGTTTGTGCACTCGCTCTCCTATGTGTATGTGGACAGCCTATATATCATATGATGTTGCTACCAGTCTAGGCTTCGGTCATTCTTGTTGTGTCTGAACCTGTTGGTGTGGCGTTTTCTTTGTTTCAGGTACCAGAGGAGCACGACGGCGATATCAGTAGGTATGTTTCAAGACTCCATTCATGCTCGCTGCTGTTTGTGTTTGTGTTTGCAAATGCCGCATGTGTGCGCTTGGTTGCTTATGTTGGTGTGTGTTTTGTTTTGGCAGCTGCTCCGATAGCGTACGCGCATCTGGCGGCGGCGCAGGTGGGCACCTTCATGAAGTTTGAGGACATGTCGGACACGTCGTCGAGCCAGGGAGGGGGCCACACGTCTGCGGGCAGCGCCCCGGTGCCGGAGCTGCCTCGGCTGCACGAGAAAGTGAGGAGCTCCATGTTCTTCTGCTGATCTGATGCTGCTCTTGAACTTGATCGATGCCGCTTTCTGTCAGTGGAGGTTGAACCGTGCGTCTGTATAAATAAAACCTAGTACCTAGATGGCACCTGGAACTTTAGCTGTTATCCAGGGTGCCCGTAAGTCGGTCCGTTGTGTCGGGTGCCGCTGGGAACGTTCCCATGGATGTTACCGTTTGTGGTGTTGGCGTTGTTGAACCAACCAACCTGAACCTAGCTTAACCTTGCTTGGATTGGATGATGTGCTAGCTAGctagagctagagctagagctagaCCATGCATGGCTGATGGTATGTATTGTGGGATCATATGTATCTATCTCCATCCTGACTTGGTGATAATTTGCTTGCAGTTGTGAATTTGGTATCCTGATGAGTAGGGTATGGTATGGTGTTGATGTTTGGTTTTTTGTTTGCAAACTGTGGATGTAAAGAAAGTTGTTGCAGATCGAAGAATCTTGAGTTGGATGAATCATCAGTAAGCAACTAGGTTGGTACATATAGAGAGAGATACAGGGGTGTGTGTGGTTTGGTTTGGTGCAGATGAAGGTGTTTTCTTCAGTTTGTAGCCTGATATGATTGGTGTTTGTTGTACCAAATTAATCTCCAGCTTCATCACAGCTTAAGAAAATGCAGTGCAAACTGCAAGTCGACAGCAATTCATGCATCTCAATCTCATCCAGAGCATGCAAGCAGAGTGACCAAAAAACAAACGTAAACAAACGAAACAATTATGGTAGCCATCAAATTAGATGCATTCAGACGCCAACAGCCAACCAAATCAATCAACCAAATTATTTATGACAATCTCCAGCCATAAATAGTCCATCACATCACAGACACAACCATTTCCTGCATCTATCTATGTAGAAAAACTGAGAGCGAGCGAGCAACCTCACAAACTAACAGCCCTAAGCAGCAGCAACccaatcaatcaatctat encodes:
- the LOC119349886 gene encoding protein argonaute 4B-like, encoding MDPHDGEPADDELPPPPPLPPNVVPIVAEDAAAAAASESEPPPPPPPPSKPAKPRRHIMARPPNGLGKKGQPIQLLANHYKVSVKPSEEFFNHYYVNLKYEDDTPVDSKGIGRKVLDKLQHTYRSELADKDFAYDGEKSLFTIGALPQINNEFIVVLEDIGSGKTAAGSPGGNNNNGSPGGGDQKRVRRPYQAKTFKVELNFAATIPMAAIGHAIRGQESEHSLEALRVLDIILRQHSAKQGCLLVRQSFFHNNPSSFVDLGGGVMGCRGFHSSFRGTQSGLSLNIDVSTTMIVKPGPVIDFLLANQKVDHPDKIDWQKAKRALKNLRIKTTPANSEFKIVGLSERNCNEQMFPLRRRNGDATETVEITVYDYFVKNRGIELRYSGNLPCINAGRPKRPTYFPVELCTLVPLQRYTKALSTMQRTSLVEKSRQKPHERMSTLNDALKRSNYDADPMLKACGIQIAQNFTQIEGRVLPAPKLKAGNGEEFFARNGRWNIARKKLIRTSSVKRWSVVNFSARCDLRGLVQDLKRVATGMGLEYEDPHTVIEESPSLRRAPVARRVEEMFAQIKAKLPGAPLFLLCLLPERKNCEVYGPWKKKCLADFGIVTQCLAPQRVNDQYLSNLLLKINAKLGGLNTLLQIEAARAIPIVGKVPTIILGMDVSHGQPGQSDRPSIAAVVSSREWPLISKYRATVHTQSPKQEMMASLFKPRGTEDDGLIRESLIDFYTSSGKRKPDQVIIFRDGVSESQFTQVINIELEQIIEACKCLDDKWEPKFTVIVAQKNHHTRFFQTNSPENVPPGTVVDKQVCHPKNFDFYMCAHAGMIGTSRPTHYHVLHDEIGFSGDELQEFVHSLSYVYQRSTTAISVAAPIAYAHLAAAQVGTFMKFEDMSDTSSSQGGGHTSAGSAPVPELPRLHEKVRSSMFFC